A genomic window from Silene latifolia isolate original U9 population chromosome Y, ASM4854445v1, whole genome shotgun sequence includes:
- the LOC141628061 gene encoding uncharacterized protein LOC141628061, which produces MAAWIYNQYNTNDELSSIWPIFWRTLVRRHSCVARPLEKAARDSYADSPFVDDIALVGVPKGCVPPAIMLYGGTTDPLDHINHYKQKMMVITATVTLKEACMCKGFGSTLSGSALQWFVGLPNKSITSFADLVNVFNQQFASSRKPEKQTSDLYQIVQGFEEATRDYLNRFNKEKVAIPRCDITTSIEAFRRGLHQDSDLYKDLTKHPFTTFEEVQSKAIVVMRLEEDSEPRRYTFDSDIVSRKAPVEKRSERSKPYSRSVNKDSKSSEGKDDADLLPKVSEYGFTTNLAGLFKALQELGRRVKWPKPLAEGYSSSRKDIGKKCEFHDSNIHDTDECHSLKKEVKYHYDRGNLDHLLPRGTTRVNSTDQVLPSPPPQCTRIINVITGGSELCGLTYSAAKRRAAEAKGDKPEYSCRINRQNLPLVTFDETDA; this is translated from the exons ATGGCAGCCTGGATCTATAATCAGTACAACACCAATGACGAGTTATCTAGCATCTGGCCAATTTTTTGGAGGACCCTAGTTAGGAGGCACTCAT GTGTAGCACGTCCGTTAGAGAAGGCAGCACGAGATAGCTATGcagactcaccattcgtggacgaCATAGCCCTCGTCGGCGTTCCCAAAGGATGTGTACCACCTGCCATAATGCTCTATGGCGGAACCACAGATCCACTCGATCAcatcaaccactacaagcagaaaatgatggtgataaccgcaactGTAACTTTaaaggaagcttgtatgtgcaaaggatttggatcgACCTTGTCTGGATCAGCCCTACAATGGTTCGTCGGACTGCCAAATAAAAGCATAACCAGCTTCGCCGACTTGGTCAATGTattcaaccagcagttcgccaGCAGCAGAAAGCCAGAGAAGCAGACCAGCGACCTCTATCAGATAGTGCAAGGATTTGAGGAAGCTACTCGTGATTACTTAAACcggttcaacaaggagaaagtggcAATTCCAAGGTGCGATATAACAACTTCTATAGAAGCCTTCCGCCGGGGGCTGCACCAGGATTCAGATCTATACAAGGACCTGACCAAACATCCGTTCACTACCTTTGAGGAAGTACAATCAAAGGCGATTGTTGTCATGAGGCTGGAGGAGGACTCTGAACCCAGAAGATATACTTTTGATTCCGACATAGTATCCAGGAAAGCCCCTGTAGAAAAGAGGAGCGAAAGATCTAAACCCTACAGCAGGAGCGTGAACAAAGATTCTAAAAGCTCGGAAGGAAAGGACGATGCAGATCTGCTTCCAAAAGTAAGTGAGTATGGTTTCACCACTAATCTTGCAGGATTGTTCAAAGCCCTGCAGGAGCTGGGTCGCAGAGTCAAATGGCCCAAGCCTCTGGCAGAAGGATACTCCAGCAGTAGAAAGGATATCGGCAAAAAATGTGAGTTCCATGACAGCAACATCCACGACACAGACGAATGCCATTCTCTCAAGAAGGAAGTCAAGTATCATTATGATCGAGGAAATCTGGATCACCTCCTACCCAGAGGCACAACCAGGGTGAACTCTACAGATCAGGTTCTGCCATCTCCCCCACCTCAGTGTACTAGaattattaatgttatcacaggTGGCTCGGAGCTATGCGGATTGACGTACTCAGCAGCAAAGAGGCGTGCCGCTGAAGCAAAGGGAGATAAGCCAGAATATTCTTGCAGAATCAATCGCCAGAACTTGCCATTAGTCACCTTTGACGAAACAGATGCGTAG
- the LOC141628065 gene encoding uncharacterized protein LOC141628065: MCEGAIPNGMTEDQFKLRAFPFSLQDAAKDWLFYLQPGTIRSWKDMKAAFLEKYYPDSRHNHAKKSITSLEQDQSESLYEYWERFKKLVAQCPYHGLSGDDLLVNFCDGLTQQYQIMVNSATGGGVDNYYVAEANEIIERLAASTRNYGRTKESKTINSIETPSSSNNKLEKTVDELTRIVSQLVGNNQGGAQGSNLECNYCQGPHLMETCPIMEEQGISKENASAMIHGQYNSRNPNGGGYYKYDPSGNTYNIGSRDNPNLSWGGDTSRSFQNGQINPLRNSNSQGQRQQSTSKRRILPIW, translated from the coding sequence ATGTGTGAAGGGGCCATTCCCAATGGTATGACGGaggatcaatttaagttgagagCCTTCCCATTTTCACTACAAGATGCGGcaaaagattggttgttttaccttCAACCGGGTACAATCCGTTCTTGGAAGGACATGAAAGCGGCTTTTCTTGAGAAATACTACCCCGACTCGAGACATAACCATGCAAAGAAATCCATCACTTCTCTGGAGCAAGATCAAAGTGAAAGCctatatgagtattgggagagattcaagaaaTTGGTTGCTCAATGTCCCTACCATGGTCTTAGTGGTGATGACCTTTTGGTCAACTTTTGTGATGGTCTTACCCAACAATATCAAATCATGGTAAATTCCGCTACGGGCGGTGGGGTTGACAACTACTACGTGGCGGAGGCAAATGAGATCATAGAAAGGTTGGCCGCTAGCACAAGGAACTATGGAAGAACCAAGGAATCCAAGACTATTAACTCCATTGAGACACCTTCCTCTTCCAACAACAAGCTTGAGAAAACCGTGGATGAGCTTACAAGAATTGTATCTCAACTAGTGGGAAACAATCAAGGAGGAGCACAAGGGTCTAACTTGGAGTGCAACTATTGTCAAGGTCCACACCTAATGGAAACGTGTCCCATCATGGAAGAACAAGGGATAAGCAAGGAAAATGCAAGTGCCATGATTCATGGTCAATATAACTCTAGGAACCCCAATGGGGGAGGGTATTACAAGTATGATCCGAGCGGCAATACTTACAACATTGGGTCAAGGGACAACCCCAACCTTTCTTGGGGAGGGGATACCTCAAGAAGCTTTCAAAATGGCCAAATCAATCCCTTGAGGAACTCCAACTCACAAGGTCAAAGACAACAATCAACAAGCAAAAGGAGGATCCTTCCAATTTGGTAA
- the LOC141628063 gene encoding uncharacterized protein LOC141628063, which translates to MFNSPQGGEFTPVEGDSFGAYSWLFMNSWYQRPPREAEVEEEPLSVDPIEVEYPRMANDNRTIREIRARNYDERPLCITYPPLGANANFELKGFFIHNLPKFHRQVGNDPNRHLSEFHMMCEGAIPNGVTEDQFKLRAFPFSLDAAKDWIFYLTQGSISTWKEMKATFLEKFYPDSCHNRAKKAITTIEQDHGETMYEYWERFKRLVAQCPYHGLSEDDLLVNFFEGLGEEDQRMVNSANGGGLENYSIADAKEIIERLASTTRTYGRSQRGSRNASSMGTSTSSTQNLEQSVNDLTHLVKNMMVNNPNKDGGQVKTNKRFDKIEADKGVSDAKVANLEVQLGQIAQELAKQNQWNSTSNPSTTFPPRENASAMTLRKGRTLESPPKKKRRSKSKERIIEIEEQIEDELVIEEEKGTSSKANEEEEKNPLSIDKGNKGSTNTKDQLEGIEREYEPEVPFPSALTSPKKFDKDSDLYETFRKCEVNIPLFTIINSAPRYAKFLKEIFIPKRKPRKGVERVTTNVVIQLADRSTIHPKGPVEDVLVEVDKFMFPADFYVLDMEPDSKATPLLLGRPFIRTSKTKLDMYDGNLTMEFEGKILKYNVYETMKNIDDLIFCYFLDKIEPLENIEALEKEEPLEESKEEKEMKEIEEEMSSQGAASAAHQRSLRSSQLQKVFFFLLFL; encoded by the exons ATGTTTAATTCCCCACAAGGTGGTGAATTTACTCCCGTTGAAGGGGATTCATTCGGAGCATACTCTTGGTTATTTATGAACTCGTGGTATCAAAGACCACCTAGGGAAGCCGAAGTTGAAGAAGAACCACTTTCGGTAGACCCTATTGAAGTAGAATATCCTAGAATGGCGAACGATAATAGAACCATTCGGGAGATAAGGGCAAGAAACTATGATGAACGACCATTATGCATCACATACCCTCCTTTGGGAGCAAATGCCAACTTTGAACTCAAGGGTTTCTTCATTCACAACTTACCCAAGTTTCATAGGCAAGTGGGAAATGATCCAAACCGGCACTTATCGGAGtttcacatgatgtgtgaaggAGCCATTCCAAATGGGGTGACGGAGGACCAATTCAAGCTTCGTGCCTTTCCGTTTTCCTTGGATGCGGCTAAGGATTGGATTTTCTATCTTACTCAGGGGTCCATAAGTACTTGGAAGGAAATGAAAGCGACCTTCCTTGAGAAATTCTATCCCGACTCATGCCACAACCGTGCAAAAAAGGCAATCACCACAATAGAGCAAGACCATGGGGAAACCATGTATGAATATTGGGAAAGATTTAAGAGGTTAGTGGCTCAATGCCCATACCATGGGTTGAGTGAGGATGACCTTCTTGTTAACTTTTTTGAAGGTTTAGGCGAAGAAGATCAAAGGATGGTCAATTCCGCTAACGGGGGAGGTTTGGAGAATTATTCCATAGCGGATGCTAAGGAAATCATTGAGAGACTTGCCTCAACCACAAGGACTTATGGTAGAAGTCAAAGGGGATCAAGAAATGCATCTTCAATGGGAACCTCCACCTCATCTACTCAAAATCTTGAGCAAAGTGTGAATGACCTAACTCACCTAGTGAAGAACATGATGGTGAACAATCCAAACAAGGACGGAG GGCAAGTTAAAACAAATAAGAGGTTTGATAAGATTGAAGCCGACAAGGgtgttagtgatgccaaggttgcAAACCTTGAGGTCCAACTTGGAcaaattgcccaagaacttgccaagcAAAACCAATGGAATTCCACTTCTAATCCCTCCACTACATTCCCTCCTAGGGAAAATGCTAGTGCTATGACATTAAGGaaggggagaactttagaatcccctccaaagaagaagagaaggagcAAGTCAAAAGAAAGGATCATTGAAATTGAAGAGCAAATTGAAGATGAGCTTGTGATTGAAGAAGAGAAAGGGAcatcttcaaaagctaatgaggaagaagaaaagaaccCTTTAAGCattgacaaaggaaataaaggaagcACCAACACAAAGGATCAACTTGAAGGGATTGAAAGAGAatatgaaccggaggtaccatttcctAGTGCCCTCACAAGTCCCAAGAAGTTCGATAAAGACTCCGATCTTTATGagacttttaggaaatgtgaggtcaacatccctctttttactatcattaaCTCCGCccctaggtatgcaaagtttctcaaagAAATTTTCATCCCTAAACGGAAGCCGAGGAAAGGAGTTGAAagagtcacg accaatgttgtgatccaattGGCAGACCGCTCTACAATTCACCCTAAAGGTCCTGTAGAAGATGTATTGGTAGAGGTTGATAAATTCATGTTTCCGGCCGACTTTTATGTTTTGGACATGGAACCGGACTCCAAGGCTACACCCCTTTTGCTAGGGAGGCCTTTCATAAGAACCTCCAAAACCAAacttgacatgtatgatggaaatttgaccatggaatttgaagggaaaaTTTTAAAGTATAATGTGTATGAGACAATGAAAAATATCGATGATTTGATCTTTTGCTACTTTCTTGATAAAATTGAACCTTTG gaaaaTATAGAGGCATTGGAGAAGGAAGAACCATTAGAAGAAtctaaggaagaaaaagaaatgaaagaaattgAAGAGGAAATGTCGAGCCAAGGCGCAGCCTCCGCAGCTCaccagcgcagcctgcgcagttcCCAGCTCCAAAAAGTCTTTTTTTTCCTCCTCTTCTTATGA
- the LOC141628064 gene encoding uncharacterized protein LOC141628064 has protein sequence MPSSQQGGEFTPIEEDAFGAYSWLFTNPWYQRPPRGGQVEEEDFETILVDPIEVEYPPMANDTRTIRELRERNYDTQPLCIAYPPMGANENFELKGYFIHNLPKFHGHTGDDPNRHLSEFYMMCEGAIPNGMTEYQFKLRAFPFSLQDAAKDWLFYLQPGTVRSWKDMKAAFLEKYYPDLRHNHAKKSITSLEQDQSESLYEYWERFKKLVAQCPYHGLSGDDLLVNFCDGLTQQYQIMVNSATGGGVDNYYVAEANEIIERLAASTRNYGRTKESKTINSIETPSSSNNKLEKTVDELTRTVSQLVGNNQGGAQGSNLECNYCQGPHLMETCPIMEEQGISKENASVMMHSQYNSRNPNGGGYYKYDPSGNTYNIGSRDNPNLSWGGDTSRSFQNGQINPLRNSNSQGQRQQSTSKKRILPIW, from the coding sequence ATGCCTAGTTCCCAACAAGGTGGTGAGTTCACTCCCATTGAAGAAGACGCATTTGGAGCATATTCTTGGTTATTCACCAACCCTTGGTATCAACGACCTCCAAGGGGAGGACAAGTTGAAGAAGAAGACTTTGAAACAATTTTGGTAGACCCTATTGAAGTAGAATACCCTCCAATGGCGAATGACACTAGAACTATTAGGGAGCTCCGGGAAAGGAATTATGACACTCAACCTCTTTGCATAGCCTACCCACCCATGGGGGCTAATGAAAATTTTGAATTAAAAGGCTACTTCATCCACAACCTTCCAAAGTTCCATGGACATACGGGAGATGACCCAAACCGCCATCTTTCCGAATTTTATATGATGTGTGAAGGGGCCATTCCCAATGGTATGACGGAGTATCAATTTAAGTTGAGAGCCTTCCCATTTTCACTACAAGATGCGGcaaaagattggttgttttaccttCAACCGGGTACAGTCCGTTCTTGGAAGGACATGAAAGCGGCTTTTCTTGAGAAATACTACCCCGACTTGAGACATAACCATGCAAAGAAATCCATCACTTCTCTGGAGCAAGATCAAAGTGAAAGCctatatgagtattgggagagattcaagaaaTTGGTTGCTCAATGTCCCTACCATGGTCTTAGTGGTGATGACCTTTTGGTCAACTTTTGTGATGGTCTTACCCAACAATATCAAATCATGGTAAATTCCGCTACGGGCGGTGGGGTTGACAACTACTACGTGGCGGAGGCAAATGAGATCATAGAAAGGTTGGCCGCTAGCACAAGGAACTATGGAAGAACCAAGGAATCCAAGACTATTAACTCCATTGAGACACCTTCCTCTTCCAACAACAAGCTTGAGAAAACCGTGGATGAGCTTACAAGAACTGTATCTCAACTAGTGGGAAACAATCAAGGAGGAGCACAAGGGTCTAACTTGGAGTGCAACTATTGTCAAGGTCCACACCTAATGGAAACGTGTCCCATCATGGAAGAACAAGGGATAAgcaaggaaaatgcaagtgtcaTGATGCATAGTCAATATAACTCTAGGAACCCCAATGGGGGAGGGTATTACAAGTATGATCCGAGCGGCAATACTTACAACATTGGGTCAAGGGACAACCCCAACCTTTCTTGGGGAGGGGATACCTCAAGAAGCTTTCAAAATGGCCAAATCAATCCCTTGAGGAACTCCAACTCACAAGGTCAAAGACAACAATCAACAAGCAAAAAGAGGATCCTTCCAATTTGGTAA